A single Camelus ferus isolate YT-003-E chromosome 3, BCGSAC_Cfer_1.0, whole genome shotgun sequence DNA region contains:
- the LOC102510823 gene encoding olfactory receptor 11L1, whose translation MKSPNVSTVTEFQLLGFQNLLEWQTLLFAIFLFIYFLTVTGNIVIIAVVSQEKRLHSPMNTFLKHLSFLEIGYTSTTVPLLLANLLSQRRAISFPACIAQLYFFVFFGATECFLLAMMAYDRYLAICSPLHYCFLMSPEICTKLVAISWLTGLGTGFLPSLMISKLDFCGPNQINHFFCDLPPLMQLSCSSVYITEMVIFILSVAVLCICFFLTLVSYAFIVSSILRIPSASGRMKTFSTCASHLAVVTIYYGTMISMYVCPSAHLSPEINKIISVFYTVVTPLLNPVIYSLRNKDFKEAVRKVMRRNRGICGVRRKGSFFVR comes from the coding sequence ATGAAGTCCCCAAATGTGTCCACTGTTACTGAATTTCAGCTACTAGGATTCCAGAACCTTCTTGAGTGGCAGACCTTGCTCTTTGCGATCTTTTTATTCATCTACTTCCTCACAGTCACAGGGAATATTGTCATTATTGCAGTGGTGAGCCAGGAGAAGCGACTGCACTCACCTATGAACACATTCCTCAAACACCTCTCCTTTCTGGAGATCGGGTACACGTCCACCACTGTGCCCCTTCTCCTGGCCAACCTGCTCTCCCAGCGCCGAGCCATCTCCTTCCCGGCCTGTATAGCACAGCTCTACTTCTTTGTGTTCTTCGGGGCTACAGAGTGCTTCCTTCTTGCCATGATGGCCTATGACAGGTATCTGGCCATTTGTAGCCCACTGCACTACTGTTTCCTGATGAGTCCTGAGATCTGTACCAAGTTGGTGGCTATCTCCTGGCTGACAGGGCTTGGCACAGGATTTCTGCCCTCCCTGATGATTTCCAAGTTGGATTTTTGCGGACCCAACCAGATCaatcatttcttctgtgaccTCCCACCCCTCATGCAGCTCTCATGTTCCAGTGTTTATATCACCGAGATGGTCATCTTTATCCTGTCAGTTGCTGTACTgtgcatttgcttttttcttacaCTTGTGTCCTATGCTTTTATTGTGTCCTCCATATTGAGGATTCCTTCAGCCTCTGGCCGAATGAAGACCTTTTCCACGTGTGCCTCTCATTTGGCTGTTGTCACCATCTACTATGGAACCATGATCTCCATGTACGTTTGCCCCAGTGCTCACCTGTCACCTGAAATCAACAAGATAATTTCCGTCTTCTACACCGTGGTCACCCCATTGCTGAACCCTGTGATCTACAGCTTGAGGAACAAAGACTTCAAAGAGGCTGTTAGAAAAGTCATGAGAAGGAATCGTGGCATCTGTGGAGTAAGAAGGAAGGGAAGTTTCTTTGTTAGATAA
- the TRIM58 gene encoding E3 ubiquitin-protein ligase TRIM58 isoform X2, with protein sequence MASGAPGDRLCEEARCSVCLDFLQNPVSVDCGHSFCLRCISEFCDKASSTQGGLYACPQCRGPFRLETFRPNRQLASLVDSVRQLGLGLGTPGTRQCPRHGEELNRFCEEDQEILCWVCDTTPEHRSHHTVPLQEAARCYQMKLQMAQELVRKQMEEALTQEASVGKKTVIWKEKVETQRQRFRSEFEKYRGFLALEEQLQLRRLEEEERATLQRLRESKNRLAQQSRALKELAGELQERSQRPALGLLEGVGGALSRSKSVPRLEPEPIPVGLKTMCCIPGMREMLRKFQVDVKLDPATAHPSLLLTADLRSVQDGELWRDVPNNPERFDTWPCILGPLLHLERPRRIGIFLDYEAGEISFYNVTIGSYIYTFNHLFSGFLRPYFFICDTTPIMLPPITEVESESWASRARFDRAIRDDLS encoded by the exons ATGGCTTCGGGGGCGCCCGGGGACCGGCTGTGCGAGGAGGCCCGGTGCTCGGTGTGCCTGGATTTCCTGCAGAACCCGGTCAGCGTGGACTGCGGCCACAGCTTCTGCCTCAGGTGCATCTCCGAGTTCTGCGACAAGGCCAGCAGCACGCAGGGGGGCCTCTACGCCTGTCCGCAGTGCCGGGGGCCCTTCAGGCTGGAGACCTTCCGGCCCAACAGGCAGCTGGCCAGCCTGGTGGACAGCGTgcggcagctggggctgggcctggggacccCGGGGACGCGCCAGTGCCCACGGCACGGCGAGGAGCTGAACCGCTTCTGCGAGGAGGATCAGGAGATCCTGTGCTGGGTGTGCGACACCACTCCCGAGCACAGGAGCCACCACACTGTACCGCTGCAGGAGGCCGCCAGGTGCTACCAG ATGAAGCTCCAGATGGCCCAGGAACTTGTGAGGAAACAGATGGAGGAAGCCTTAACTCAGGAGGCCAGTGTGGGGAAGAAGACTGTCATTTGGAAG GAGAAAGTGGAAACACAGAGGCAGCGCTTCCGGTCGGAGTTTGAAAAATACCGTGGCTTCCTGGCCCTGGAGGAGCAACTGCAGCTCAGAagactggaggaggaagagagagccaCCCTACAGAGGCTGCGGGAGAGCAAGAACCGGCTGGCCCAGCAGAGCAGGGCGCTGAAGGAGCTGGCAGGGGAGCTGCAGGAAAGAAGCCAGCGCCCAGCGCTGGGTCTgctggag GGTGTGGGAGGAGCCCTGAGCCG AAGTAAGAGTGTCCCACGGCTGGAACCGGAGCCCATCCCTGTGGGGCTGAAGACAATGTGCTGCATCCCTGGGATGAGGGAGATGCTGAGGAAGTTCCAAG TTGACGTAAAACTGGATCCTGCCACAGCACATCCTAGCCTCCTCTTGACCGCAGACCTGCGCAGCGTGCAGGACGGAGAACTGTGGAGGGATGTCCCCAACAACCCCGAGCGATTTGACACATGGCCCTGCATCCTGG GGCCTCTCCTCCACCTGGAACGGCCGCGTCGCATTGGGATTTTCTTGGACTATGAAGCAGGTGAAATCTCCTTTTACAACGTCACAATTGGGTCTTACATCTACACATTCAACCATCTGTTCTCTGGTTTCCTCCGACCTTACTTTTTCATCTGTGACACGACTCCAATAATGCTGCCGCCTATCACAGAAGTGGAGTCAGAAAGCTGGGCGTCCAGAGCTCGCTTTGACCGTGCTATTAGAGATGACCTTTCCTAA
- the TRIM58 gene encoding E3 ubiquitin-protein ligase TRIM58 isoform X1: MASGAPGDRLCEEARCSVCLDFLQNPVSVDCGHSFCLRCISEFCDKASSTQGGLYACPQCRGPFRLETFRPNRQLASLVDSVRQLGLGLGTPGTRQCPRHGEELNRFCEEDQEILCWVCDTTPEHRSHHTVPLQEAARCYQMKLQMAQELVRKQMEEALTQEASVGKKTVIWKEKVETQRQRFRSEFEKYRGFLALEEQLQLRRLEEEERATLQRLRESKNRLAQQSRALKELAGELQERSQRPALGLLEGVGGALSRSKSVPRLEPEPIPVGLKTMCCIPGMREMLRKFQVDVKLDPATAHPSLLLTADLRSVQDGELWRDVPNNPERFDTWPCILGLQNFSSGRHYWEVVVGERVEWGLGVCQDTVSRKGETTPSPENGVWAMWLLKGSEYLVLASPPGPLLHLERPRRIGIFLDYEAGEISFYNVTIGSYIYTFNHLFSGFLRPYFFICDTTPIMLPPITEVESESWASRARFDRAIRDDLS, translated from the exons ATGGCTTCGGGGGCGCCCGGGGACCGGCTGTGCGAGGAGGCCCGGTGCTCGGTGTGCCTGGATTTCCTGCAGAACCCGGTCAGCGTGGACTGCGGCCACAGCTTCTGCCTCAGGTGCATCTCCGAGTTCTGCGACAAGGCCAGCAGCACGCAGGGGGGCCTCTACGCCTGTCCGCAGTGCCGGGGGCCCTTCAGGCTGGAGACCTTCCGGCCCAACAGGCAGCTGGCCAGCCTGGTGGACAGCGTgcggcagctggggctgggcctggggacccCGGGGACGCGCCAGTGCCCACGGCACGGCGAGGAGCTGAACCGCTTCTGCGAGGAGGATCAGGAGATCCTGTGCTGGGTGTGCGACACCACTCCCGAGCACAGGAGCCACCACACTGTACCGCTGCAGGAGGCCGCCAGGTGCTACCAG ATGAAGCTCCAGATGGCCCAGGAACTTGTGAGGAAACAGATGGAGGAAGCCTTAACTCAGGAGGCCAGTGTGGGGAAGAAGACTGTCATTTGGAAG GAGAAAGTGGAAACACAGAGGCAGCGCTTCCGGTCGGAGTTTGAAAAATACCGTGGCTTCCTGGCCCTGGAGGAGCAACTGCAGCTCAGAagactggaggaggaagagagagccaCCCTACAGAGGCTGCGGGAGAGCAAGAACCGGCTGGCCCAGCAGAGCAGGGCGCTGAAGGAGCTGGCAGGGGAGCTGCAGGAAAGAAGCCAGCGCCCAGCGCTGGGTCTgctggag GGTGTGGGAGGAGCCCTGAGCCG AAGTAAGAGTGTCCCACGGCTGGAACCGGAGCCCATCCCTGTGGGGCTGAAGACAATGTGCTGCATCCCTGGGATGAGGGAGATGCTGAGGAAGTTCCAAG TTGACGTAAAACTGGATCCTGCCACAGCACATCCTAGCCTCCTCTTGACCGCAGACCTGCGCAGCGTGCAGGACGGAGAACTGTGGAGGGATGTCCCCAACAACCCCGAGCGATTTGACACATGGCCCTGCATCCTGGGTTTGCAGAACTTCTCCTCGGGGAGACATTATTGGGAAGTCGTGGTGGGAGAAAGAGTAGAATGGGGGTTAGGTGTCTGTCAAGACACAGTGTCAAGGAAGGGGGAAACCACACCATCTCCGGAGAATGGGGTCTGGGCCATGTGGCTACTGAAAGGCAGTGAGTACCTGGTCCTTGCCTCCCCACCAGGGCCTCTCCTCCACCTGGAACGGCCGCGTCGCATTGGGATTTTCTTGGACTATGAAGCAGGTGAAATCTCCTTTTACAACGTCACAATTGGGTCTTACATCTACACATTCAACCATCTGTTCTCTGGTTTCCTCCGACCTTACTTTTTCATCTGTGACACGACTCCAATAATGCTGCCGCCTATCACAGAAGTGGAGTCAGAAAGCTGGGCGTCCAGAGCTCGCTTTGACCGTGCTATTAGAGATGACCTTTCCTAA
- the LOC102511281 gene encoding olfactory receptor 2W3 — protein sequence MDGTNESTQGNFILLGFSDRPHLESILFVVILIAYLLTLVGNTTIILVSRLDPHLHTPMYFFLAHLSFLDLSFTTSSIPQLLYNLSGCDKTISYTGCAIQLFLFLGLGGVECLLLAVMAYDRFVAICKPLHYMVIMNPRLCLGLVLVAWGCGVANSLVMSPVTLRLPRCGHRSVDHFLCEMPALIRMACVNTAAVEGTVFVLAVGIVLSPLVCILVSYGCIVRAVLQIQSASGRHKAFNTCGSHLTVVSLFYGNIIYMYMQPGNSSSQDQGKFLTLFYNIVTPLLNPLIYTLRNKEVKGALRRLLLHDREGGKEQK from the coding sequence ATGGATGGAACCAACGAGAGCACCCAGGGAAATTTCATCCTTTTGGGGTTTTCCGATCGCCCCCATCTGGAGAGCATCCTCTTTGTGGTTATCTTGATTGCGTATCTCCTGACCCTCGTGGGCAACACCACCATCATCCTGGTGTCTCGGCTGGACCCCCACCTCCACActcccatgtacttcttcctcgcccacctctccttcctggaCCTTAGTTTCACCACCAGCTCCATCCCTCAGCTGCTCTATAACCTGAGTGGATGCGACAAGACCATCAGCTACACAGGCTGTGCCATCCAGCTCTTCCTGTTCCTGGGTCTGGGCGGTGTGGAATGCCTCCTCCTGGCAGTCATGGCATACGACCGTTTTGTTGCCATCTGCAAGCCCCTGCACTACATGGTGATTATGAATCCACGGCTTTGCCTGGGCTTGGTGTTGGTGgcctggggctgtggggtggCCAACTCGTTGGTCATGTCCCCAGTCACCCTGCGCTTACCCCGCTGTGGGCACCGCAGCGTGGACCACTTCCTGTGTGAGATGCCTGCCCTCATCCGCATGGCCTGTGTGAACACAGCAGCCGTAGAGGGCACCGTCTTTGTCCTGGCAGTGGGCATCGTGCTGTCACCCCTTGTGTGTATCCTGGTCTCCTACGGCTGCATCGTGAGGGCTGTGTTACAAATTCAGTCAGCATCAGGGCGGCACAAGGCCTTCAACACCTGTGGCTCCCATCTCACAGTGGTCTCGCTTTTCTATGGAAACATCATTTACATGTACATGCAACCCGGAAACAGCTCTTCCCAGGACCAAGGGAAGTTCCTCACCCTCTTCTACAACATTGTCACCCCGCTTCTGAACCCCCTGATCTACACCCTCAGAAACAAAGAGGTGAAGGGGGCACTGAGGAGGCTGCTGCTGCatgacagagagggagggaaggagcaaaAGTGA